The Agelaius phoeniceus isolate bAgePho1 chromosome 26, bAgePho1.hap1, whole genome shotgun sequence genome has a window encoding:
- the MRC2 gene encoding C-type mannose receptor 2 isoform X2: MGRGSAGPRPVCSPLCPPLRGPLCCLLCCLVGLQLVLGAAHPDSKVFLIYNTGTQGCLETKDSLVRLAKGCNASSPAQQWKWVSRNRLFNVGAMQCLGVSWHGTNATAGLHLLATYECDRESVNMRWSCRGLGEQLSQHLGARLGNSSLDRGDQVHGSQWRTYGTEEDLCSMSYSEIYTIQGNSHGKPCTIPFKYDNQWFHECTSTGREDGHLWCATTQDYGKDERWGFCPIKSNDCETFWDKDHLTNSCYQFNFQSTLSWQEAWNSCEQQGANLLSITEIHEQTYINGLLTGYSSTLWIGLNDLDINGGWQWSDNSPLKYLNWENDQPDNPSEENCGVIRTESSGGWQNRDCGIALPYVCKKKPNATADPFLADSWSEVKVDCEPSWQPFQSNCYRLVGEKKSWQEAKKTCLRSGGDLVSIHTLSELEFVTKEIKQDVEELWIGLNDLKLQMNFEWSDGTPVRFTYWHPFEPNNFRDSLEDCVTIWGPEGRWNDSPCNQTLPSICKKPGQVSQEKEEDDHGCRKGWKWHSPSCFWLGEDRVPYSDARKTCSDYSSTLVTITNRFEQAYVSSLIYGWDGEYFWTALQDINETGAFHWLSGDEVTYTHWNRNQPGYNKGGCVALATGSSMGLWEVKNCSTFKAKYICRQNLGTPVNPELPSPFPTPSLTATCPPGWSSDPKLRHCYKVFSFEKLQEKKTWIAAQEFCRELGAQLLSLGSYEEEHFVANTLNKIFGESEPELHEQHWFWIGLNRRDPAGDQSWRWSDGLGFFYHNFDRSNYDDDDIRSCTVLDLASLQWMPMQCEAQLDWICKLPKGADVKEPEITTQGSKEWVKYQEAEYKFFEHHSTWLQAKRICSWFQAELTSVHSKAELHFLGQNLKKFSRGQEQHWWIGLHTYENDGRFKWSDGSPLNFVSWAPGKPRPISKDRKCVYMTASREDWGDQKCMTALPYICKRSNGTSVKPSLFPVPAATSGGCPQGWLPFLSKTNCVVVWHGSPPLFTGRWDDRSCLEEKHGYVCQRSIDPALSPVQAPFPPSPTGTLFYHNSTYRILQKPLRWHEALLLCETLNATLATISNPYSQAFLTQAVSSLQAPLWIGLANDEGGRSYSWLTEENLIYTNWQDGEPQQITGCSYMDTDGSWRTAGCDTRLQGGICQFQTGHPRMHKWTYSGSCPKSLEDSSWIPFRDHCYTFHMEITLGQKDAMKRCQKVGGTVLSIQDEMENVFVWEHLQAYEGLSKGAWLGMTFNPKGGTLVWHDNSAVNYSNWGQHDTGPSMLSQNSCYWIQSSNGVWRLGSCTNVTMGVICKIPRVEESSFSRAALPENTTAIAVVVLSTLALCTVLGVVVFLYKRRQSAERGAFESARYSRTTSNPSESAEKNILVSDMEMNEQQD, encoded by the exons ACTCCAAAGTCTTTCTCATCTACAACACGGGCACGCAGGGCTGCCTGGAGACCAAGGACTCGCTGGTGCGACTGGCCAAGGGCTGCAACGCCagttccccagcccagcagtggaaATGGGTCTCCCGAAATCGCCTCTTCAATGTGGGGGCCATGCAGTGCCTGGGAGTATCATGGCATGGGACCAatgccacagcagggctgcacctCTTGGCCACCTATGAGTGCGACCGCGAGTCAGTCAACATGCGCTGGAGCTGCCGTGGGCTCGGGGAGCAGCTCTCGCAGCATCTAGGTGCCCGTCTGGGCAATTCCTCCCTGGACAGGGGGGACCAGGTGCATGGTTCACAGTGGAGAACATACGGCACTGAGGAAGATCTGTGCTCCATGTCCTACTCTG AAATTTACACCATCCAGGGCAACTCCCATGGGAAGCCCTGCACCATCCCCTTCAAGTACGACAACCAGTGGTTTCACGAGTGCACCAGCACAGGACGGGAGGATGGGCACCTCTGGTGTGCCACCACCCAGGACTATGGCAAGGATGAGCGGTGGGGCTTCTGCCCCATAAAGA GCAATGACTGTGAGACCTTTTGGGACAAGGACCACCTCACAAACAGCTGCTACCAGTTCAACTTCCAGTCGACCCTGTCATGGCAGGAAGCCTGGAATAGCTGTGAGCAGCAAGGGGCCAACCTGCTGAGCATCACAGAGATCCATGAGCAGACCTACATCAATG GTCTGTTGACTGGGTACAGCTCCACGCTCTGGATTGGCCTGAATGACCTGGACATCAATGGAGGCTGGCAGTGGTCAGACAACTCACCCCTCAAGTACCTCAACTGGGAGAATG ACCAGCCCGACAACCCCAGTGAGGAGAACTGCGGGGTGATTCGCACCGAGTCATCCGGGGGATGGCAGAACCGTGACTGTGGCATCGCCCTCCCCTACGTCTGCAAGAAGAAGCCCAACGCCACGGCTGACCCCTTCCTGGCGG ACTCGTGGTCAGAGGTGAAGGTGGACTGTGAGCCCAGCTGGCAGCCCTTCCAGTCCAATTGCTACCGGCTGGTAGGAGAGAAGAAGAGCTGGCAGGAGGCGAAGAAGACCTGCCTGAGGAGCGGGGGTGATTTGGTCAGCATCCACACGCTCTCTGAGCTGGAATTTGTCACCAAGGAGATCAAGCAAG ATGTGGAGGAGCTCTGGATTGGCCTAAATGACCTCAAGCTGCAAATGAACTTTGAGTGGTCAGATGGGACACCTGTGAGGTTCACGTACTGGCACCCCTTTGAGCCTAACAACTTCCGTGACAGCCTGGAGGACTGTGTTACCATCTGGGGACCG gaagggaggtGGAATGACAGCCCCTGTAACCAGACCCTGCCCTCCATCTGCAAAAAGCCTGGTCAGGTGAgccaggagaaggaggaggatgaCCACGGGTGCCGAAAG ggctggaagTGGCACAGCCCATCCTGCTTCTGGCTGGGTGAGGACCGTGTCCCCTACAGTGACGCCCGTAAGACGTGCTCTGACTACAGCTCCACGCTGGTTACCATCACCAACAG GTTCGAGCAGGCATATGTGAGCAGTCTCATCTATGGCTGGGATGGGGAGTATTTTTGGACGGCTCTGCAGGACATCAATGAGACAGGTGCATTCCACTGGCTGAGCGGTGATGAGGTGACATACACTCACTGGAACCGCAACCAGCCCG GTTACAACAAGGGTGGATGCGTGGCCCTGGCCACTGGCAGCTCCATGGGGCTGTGGGAGGTGAAGAACTGCAGCACCTTCAAGGCCAAGTACATCTGTCGACAGAACTTGGGCACCCCAGTCAATCCTGAACTGCCCAGTCCTTTCCCCACGCCCAGCCTCACTGCCACCTGCCCCCCAGGATGGAGCTCCGACCCCAAGCTTCGTCACTGCTACAAG gtATTCAGCTTCGAAAAGCTGCAAGAGAAGAAGACGTGGATCGCTGCACAGGAATTCTgccgggagctgggagcccaGCTGCTCAGCCTAGGCAGCTATGAGGAGGAGCATTTTGTTGCCAACACCCTCAACAAGATTTTTGG GGAGTCAGAACCGGAGCTCCATGAGCAGCACTGGTTCTGGATTGGCCTGAACCGGCGGGACCCTGCTGGGGACCAGAGCTGGAGGTGGAGCGACGGGCTGGGG TTTTTCTACCACAACTTTGACCGCAGCAACTATGATGACGATGACATCCGGAGCTGCACAGTGCTGGATCTGGCCTCCCTGCAGTGGATGCCGATGCAGTGTGAAGCCCAGCTGGACTGGATCTGCAAACTGCCCAAAG GTGCCGATGTGAAGGAGCCAGAGATCACAACCCAAG gcagcaaagaGTGGGTGAAGTACCAGGAGGCCGAATACAAGTTCTTTGAACACCACTCAACATGGCTGCAGGCAAAGCGCATCTGCAGCTGGTTCCAGGCTGAGCTGACATCAGTGCACAGCAAGGCCGAGCTGCACTTCCTAGGCCAGAACCTGAAGAAG TTCTCCaggggccaggagcagcactggtggATTGGGCTGCACACCTACGAGAACGACGGGAGGTTCAA GTGGTCTGATGGGTCCCCCCTCAACTTTGTCTCTTGGGCACCAGGCAAGCCTCGGCCCATCAGCAAGGACAGGAAGTGTGTGTACATGACAGCCAGCCGag AGGACTGGGGGGACCAGAAGTGCATGACAGCGCTTCCTTACATCTGCAAGCGAAGCAACGGGACATCTGTGAAGCCTTCCCTCTTTCCGGTACCTGCTGCCACAAGTGGGGGCTGTCCCCAAGGCTGGCTGCCCTTCCTCAGCAAG ACCAACTGCGTTGTGGTGTGGCATGGCTCACCCCCCCTCTTCACGGGACGCTGGGATGACCGGAGCTGCCTGGAGGAGAAACATGGCTATGTCTGCCAGCGGAGCATAG ACCCGGCCCTGAGCCCTGTGCAGGCACCATTCCCCCCTTCTCCTACTGGCACCCTCTTTTACCACAACAGCACTTACCGCATCCTGCAGAAACCCCTCAGGTGGCACGAGGCGCTGCTGCTCTGCGAGACCCTCAATGCCACCCTGGCCACCATCTCCAACCCCTACAGCCAGGCCTTCCTCACACAGGCCGTCAGCAGCCTGCAGGCTCCGCTCTGGATTGGGTTAGCCAATGATGAG GGAGGCCGGAGCTACTCGTGGCTGACGGAGGAGAATCTCATCTACACTAACTGGCAGGATGGGGAGCCCCAACAGATCACTGGCTGCTCCTACATGGACACGGACGGGAGCTGGCgcacagctggctgtgacacCAGGCTGCAGGGGGGCATCTGTCAGTTCCAAACAG GTCACCCTCGCATGCACAAGTGGACCTACAGTGGCAGCTGTCCCAAATCACTGGAGGACTCGTCCTGGATCCCCTTCCGGGACCACTGCTACACCTTCCACATGGAGATCACTCTTGGGCAGAAGGATGCCATGAAGAGGTGCCAGAAAG TTGGCGGCACAGTGTTGTCCATCCAGGATGAAATGGAGAATGTCTTTGTGTGGGAGCATCTCCAGGCGTATGAGGGCCTTTCCAAGGGGGCCTGGCTGGGCATGACCTTCAACCCCAAAG gtGGCACCTTGGTTTGGCATGACAACAGTGCCGTGAACTACTCCAACTGGGGCCAGCATGACACGGGGCCCAGCATGCTTAGCCAGAACAGCTGCTACTGGATCCAGAGCAGCAACGGCGTGTGGCGTCTAGGCTCCTGCACAAACGTAACCATGGGGGTCATTTGCAAGATCCCCCGAG TGGAGGAGAGCAGCTTTTCCAGAGCAG ctctgccagagaACACAACAGCCATCGCAGTGGTTGTGCTGTCGACACTGGCACTGTGCACCGTGCTGGGGGTCGTTGTCTTCCTGTACAAGCGCCGACAGAGCGCAGAGCGGGGCGCCTTTGAGAGTGCTCGCTACAGTCGCACCACCTCCAACCCCAGTGAATCTGCTGAGAAGAACATCCTGGTGTCAGACATGGAGATGAACGAGCAGCAAGACTAA
- the MRC2 gene encoding C-type mannose receptor 2 isoform X1, producing the protein MGRGSAGPRPVCSPLCPPLRGPLCCLLCCLVGLQLVLGAAHPDSKVFLIYNTGTQGCLETKDSLVRLAKGCNASSPAQQWKWVSRNRLFNVGAMQCLGVSWHGTNATAGLHLLATYECDRESVNMRWSCRGLGEQLSQHLGARLGNSSLDRGDQVHGSQWRTYGTEEDLCSMSYSEIYTIQGNSHGKPCTIPFKYDNQWFHECTSTGREDGHLWCATTQDYGKDERWGFCPIKSNDCETFWDKDHLTNSCYQFNFQSTLSWQEAWNSCEQQGANLLSITEIHEQTYINGLLTGYSSTLWIGLNDLDINGGWQWSDNSPLKYLNWENDQPDNPSEENCGVIRTESSGGWQNRDCGIALPYVCKKKPNATADPFLADSWSEVKVDCEPSWQPFQSNCYRLVGEKKSWQEAKKTCLRSGGDLVSIHTLSELEFVTKEIKQDVEELWIGLNDLKLQMNFEWSDGTPVRFTYWHPFEPNNFRDSLEDCVTIWGPEGRWNDSPCNQTLPSICKKPGQVSQEKEEDDHGCRKGWKWHSPSCFWLGEDRVPYSDARKTCSDYSSTLVTITNRFEQAYVSSLIYGWDGEYFWTALQDINETGAFHWLSGDEVTYTHWNRNQPGYNKGGCVALATGSSMGLWEVKNCSTFKAKYICRQNLGTPVNPELPSPFPTPSLTATCPPGWSSDPKLRHCYKVFSFEKLQEKKTWIAAQEFCRELGAQLLSLGSYEEEHFVANTLNKIFGESEPELHEQHWFWIGLNRRDPAGDQSWRWSDGLGFFYHNFDRSNYDDDDIRSCTVLDLASLQWMPMQCEAQLDWICKLPKGADVKEPEITTQGSKEWVKYQEAEYKFFEHHSTWLQAKRICSWFQAELTSVHSKAELHFLGQNLKKFSRGQEQHWWIGLHTYENDGRFKWSDGSPLNFVSWAPGKPRPISKDRKCVYMTASREDWGDQKCMTALPYICKRSNGTSVKPSLFPVPAATSGGCPQGWLPFLSKCFSFNGHNKGEIVKWPEAKQLCENQGAILATIASPLEQAFITSMLPNISLDLWIGLHDTQGEFQWVEGEPLRHVSWAPGEPSGCSSSSPNDKLTNCVVVWHGSPPLFTGRWDDRSCLEEKHGYVCQRSIDPALSPVQAPFPPSPTGTLFYHNSTYRILQKPLRWHEALLLCETLNATLATISNPYSQAFLTQAVSSLQAPLWIGLANDEGGRSYSWLTEENLIYTNWQDGEPQQITGCSYMDTDGSWRTAGCDTRLQGGICQFQTGHPRMHKWTYSGSCPKSLEDSSWIPFRDHCYTFHMEITLGQKDAMKRCQKVGGTVLSIQDEMENVFVWEHLQAYEGLSKGAWLGMTFNPKGGTLVWHDNSAVNYSNWGQHDTGPSMLSQNSCYWIQSSNGVWRLGSCTNVTMGVICKIPRVEESSFSRAALPENTTAIAVVVLSTLALCTVLGVVVFLYKRRQSAERGAFESARYSRTTSNPSESAEKNILVSDMEMNEQQD; encoded by the exons ACTCCAAAGTCTTTCTCATCTACAACACGGGCACGCAGGGCTGCCTGGAGACCAAGGACTCGCTGGTGCGACTGGCCAAGGGCTGCAACGCCagttccccagcccagcagtggaaATGGGTCTCCCGAAATCGCCTCTTCAATGTGGGGGCCATGCAGTGCCTGGGAGTATCATGGCATGGGACCAatgccacagcagggctgcacctCTTGGCCACCTATGAGTGCGACCGCGAGTCAGTCAACATGCGCTGGAGCTGCCGTGGGCTCGGGGAGCAGCTCTCGCAGCATCTAGGTGCCCGTCTGGGCAATTCCTCCCTGGACAGGGGGGACCAGGTGCATGGTTCACAGTGGAGAACATACGGCACTGAGGAAGATCTGTGCTCCATGTCCTACTCTG AAATTTACACCATCCAGGGCAACTCCCATGGGAAGCCCTGCACCATCCCCTTCAAGTACGACAACCAGTGGTTTCACGAGTGCACCAGCACAGGACGGGAGGATGGGCACCTCTGGTGTGCCACCACCCAGGACTATGGCAAGGATGAGCGGTGGGGCTTCTGCCCCATAAAGA GCAATGACTGTGAGACCTTTTGGGACAAGGACCACCTCACAAACAGCTGCTACCAGTTCAACTTCCAGTCGACCCTGTCATGGCAGGAAGCCTGGAATAGCTGTGAGCAGCAAGGGGCCAACCTGCTGAGCATCACAGAGATCCATGAGCAGACCTACATCAATG GTCTGTTGACTGGGTACAGCTCCACGCTCTGGATTGGCCTGAATGACCTGGACATCAATGGAGGCTGGCAGTGGTCAGACAACTCACCCCTCAAGTACCTCAACTGGGAGAATG ACCAGCCCGACAACCCCAGTGAGGAGAACTGCGGGGTGATTCGCACCGAGTCATCCGGGGGATGGCAGAACCGTGACTGTGGCATCGCCCTCCCCTACGTCTGCAAGAAGAAGCCCAACGCCACGGCTGACCCCTTCCTGGCGG ACTCGTGGTCAGAGGTGAAGGTGGACTGTGAGCCCAGCTGGCAGCCCTTCCAGTCCAATTGCTACCGGCTGGTAGGAGAGAAGAAGAGCTGGCAGGAGGCGAAGAAGACCTGCCTGAGGAGCGGGGGTGATTTGGTCAGCATCCACACGCTCTCTGAGCTGGAATTTGTCACCAAGGAGATCAAGCAAG ATGTGGAGGAGCTCTGGATTGGCCTAAATGACCTCAAGCTGCAAATGAACTTTGAGTGGTCAGATGGGACACCTGTGAGGTTCACGTACTGGCACCCCTTTGAGCCTAACAACTTCCGTGACAGCCTGGAGGACTGTGTTACCATCTGGGGACCG gaagggaggtGGAATGACAGCCCCTGTAACCAGACCCTGCCCTCCATCTGCAAAAAGCCTGGTCAGGTGAgccaggagaaggaggaggatgaCCACGGGTGCCGAAAG ggctggaagTGGCACAGCCCATCCTGCTTCTGGCTGGGTGAGGACCGTGTCCCCTACAGTGACGCCCGTAAGACGTGCTCTGACTACAGCTCCACGCTGGTTACCATCACCAACAG GTTCGAGCAGGCATATGTGAGCAGTCTCATCTATGGCTGGGATGGGGAGTATTTTTGGACGGCTCTGCAGGACATCAATGAGACAGGTGCATTCCACTGGCTGAGCGGTGATGAGGTGACATACACTCACTGGAACCGCAACCAGCCCG GTTACAACAAGGGTGGATGCGTGGCCCTGGCCACTGGCAGCTCCATGGGGCTGTGGGAGGTGAAGAACTGCAGCACCTTCAAGGCCAAGTACATCTGTCGACAGAACTTGGGCACCCCAGTCAATCCTGAACTGCCCAGTCCTTTCCCCACGCCCAGCCTCACTGCCACCTGCCCCCCAGGATGGAGCTCCGACCCCAAGCTTCGTCACTGCTACAAG gtATTCAGCTTCGAAAAGCTGCAAGAGAAGAAGACGTGGATCGCTGCACAGGAATTCTgccgggagctgggagcccaGCTGCTCAGCCTAGGCAGCTATGAGGAGGAGCATTTTGTTGCCAACACCCTCAACAAGATTTTTGG GGAGTCAGAACCGGAGCTCCATGAGCAGCACTGGTTCTGGATTGGCCTGAACCGGCGGGACCCTGCTGGGGACCAGAGCTGGAGGTGGAGCGACGGGCTGGGG TTTTTCTACCACAACTTTGACCGCAGCAACTATGATGACGATGACATCCGGAGCTGCACAGTGCTGGATCTGGCCTCCCTGCAGTGGATGCCGATGCAGTGTGAAGCCCAGCTGGACTGGATCTGCAAACTGCCCAAAG GTGCCGATGTGAAGGAGCCAGAGATCACAACCCAAG gcagcaaagaGTGGGTGAAGTACCAGGAGGCCGAATACAAGTTCTTTGAACACCACTCAACATGGCTGCAGGCAAAGCGCATCTGCAGCTGGTTCCAGGCTGAGCTGACATCAGTGCACAGCAAGGCCGAGCTGCACTTCCTAGGCCAGAACCTGAAGAAG TTCTCCaggggccaggagcagcactggtggATTGGGCTGCACACCTACGAGAACGACGGGAGGTTCAA GTGGTCTGATGGGTCCCCCCTCAACTTTGTCTCTTGGGCACCAGGCAAGCCTCGGCCCATCAGCAAGGACAGGAAGTGTGTGTACATGACAGCCAGCCGag AGGACTGGGGGGACCAGAAGTGCATGACAGCGCTTCCTTACATCTGCAAGCGAAGCAACGGGACATCTGTGAAGCCTTCCCTCTTTCCGGTACCTGCTGCCACAAGTGGGGGCTGTCCCCAAGGCTGGCTGCCCTTCCTCAGCAAG TGTTTCAGCTTCAATGGCCACAACAAAGGCGAGATAGTGAAGTGGCCAGAGGCGAAGCAGTTGTGTGAGAACCAGGGCGCCATCCTGGCCACCATTGCCAGCCCCCTGGAGCAGG CCTTCATCACATCCATGCTGCCCAACATCTCCTTGGACCTCTGGATTGGCCTGCACGATACCCAGGGGGAGTTCCAGTGGGTGGAGGGGGAACCGCTGCGGCACGTGAGCTGGGCACCCGGAGAGccctcaggctgcagctcctccagccccaatGACAAGCTG ACCAACTGCGTTGTGGTGTGGCATGGCTCACCCCCCCTCTTCACGGGACGCTGGGATGACCGGAGCTGCCTGGAGGAGAAACATGGCTATGTCTGCCAGCGGAGCATAG ACCCGGCCCTGAGCCCTGTGCAGGCACCATTCCCCCCTTCTCCTACTGGCACCCTCTTTTACCACAACAGCACTTACCGCATCCTGCAGAAACCCCTCAGGTGGCACGAGGCGCTGCTGCTCTGCGAGACCCTCAATGCCACCCTGGCCACCATCTCCAACCCCTACAGCCAGGCCTTCCTCACACAGGCCGTCAGCAGCCTGCAGGCTCCGCTCTGGATTGGGTTAGCCAATGATGAG GGAGGCCGGAGCTACTCGTGGCTGACGGAGGAGAATCTCATCTACACTAACTGGCAGGATGGGGAGCCCCAACAGATCACTGGCTGCTCCTACATGGACACGGACGGGAGCTGGCgcacagctggctgtgacacCAGGCTGCAGGGGGGCATCTGTCAGTTCCAAACAG GTCACCCTCGCATGCACAAGTGGACCTACAGTGGCAGCTGTCCCAAATCACTGGAGGACTCGTCCTGGATCCCCTTCCGGGACCACTGCTACACCTTCCACATGGAGATCACTCTTGGGCAGAAGGATGCCATGAAGAGGTGCCAGAAAG TTGGCGGCACAGTGTTGTCCATCCAGGATGAAATGGAGAATGTCTTTGTGTGGGAGCATCTCCAGGCGTATGAGGGCCTTTCCAAGGGGGCCTGGCTGGGCATGACCTTCAACCCCAAAG gtGGCACCTTGGTTTGGCATGACAACAGTGCCGTGAACTACTCCAACTGGGGCCAGCATGACACGGGGCCCAGCATGCTTAGCCAGAACAGCTGCTACTGGATCCAGAGCAGCAACGGCGTGTGGCGTCTAGGCTCCTGCACAAACGTAACCATGGGGGTCATTTGCAAGATCCCCCGAG TGGAGGAGAGCAGCTTTTCCAGAGCAG ctctgccagagaACACAACAGCCATCGCAGTGGTTGTGCTGTCGACACTGGCACTGTGCACCGTGCTGGGGGTCGTTGTCTTCCTGTACAAGCGCCGACAGAGCGCAGAGCGGGGCGCCTTTGAGAGTGCTCGCTACAGTCGCACCACCTCCAACCCCAGTGAATCTGCTGAGAAGAACATCCTGGTGTCAGACATGGAGATGAACGAGCAGCAAGACTAA